A window of the Citrus sinensis cultivar Valencia sweet orange chromosome 9, DVS_A1.0, whole genome shotgun sequence genome harbors these coding sequences:
- the LOC102621649 gene encoding probable serine/threonine-protein kinase PBL23 isoform X2 has protein sequence MLAGLKEETEEGKMGCFHYCCVAKEKFHRKSIKKSIKGYREAKSLASFANISFKTESSRHRYITEELRKIGKGNNNITAKIFSYRELSVATTNFNPDNLLGEGGFGRVYRGKLEGTNQDVAVKQLDRNGFQGNREFLVEVLMLSMLSNPYLVNLVGYCVDGDQRILVYEYMPNGSLEDHLLDLPPNRKALDWNTRMKIAHGAARGLEYLHESAQPPVIYRDFKASNVLLDQDFNPKLSDFGLAKLGPTGDKSHVSTRVMGTYGYCAPEYALTGQLTAKSDVYSFGVVFLEIITGRRVIDNSRPTEEQNLVTWATPLFKDRRKFTMMADPLLEGNYPIKGLYQALAVAAMCLQEEAGTRPMMSDVVTAIEYLAHSKEEACIEDSLDSCHHGRNSQEPTAAARGSTVLMDRKSF, from the exons ATGTTGGCTGGATTGAAGGAGGAAACTGAAGAAGGAAAGATGGGCTGCTTTCATTATTGTTGCGTTGCAAAGGAAAAATTCCACAGAAAATCTATAAAGAAAAGCATTAAAGGCTACCGCGAGGCTAAATCTTTAGCCTCCTTTGCCAACATCTCTTTTAAAACAG AGAGCAGTAGGCACAGATACATAACAgaagaattaagaaaaatcGGAAAAgggaataataatattactgcTAAGATTTTCTCATACCGGGAGCTCAGTGTCGCGACGACGAACTTCAACCCTGACAATCTGCTGGGAGAAGGAGGGTTTGGGAGGGTGTATAGAGGAAAACTTGAAGGCACAAATCAA GATGTTGCTGTGAAGCAACTTGACAGGAATGGATTTCAAGGAAATCGAGAATTTCTGGTGGAGGTTCTTATGTTGAGTATGCTTTCCAACCCTTACCTTGTCAATTTGGTTGGTTATTGTGTTGACGGGGATCAAAGAATTTTAGTTTACGAGTACATGCCCAATGGCTCCCTGGAAGACCACCTTCTTG ATTTGCCTCCAAACAGAAAAGCTTTGGATTGGAATACTAGGATGAAAATTGCACATGGTGCGGCGAGAGGACTCGAGTACctacatgaatcagcccaacCGCCAGTGATATACCGCGATTTCAAAGCGTCAAATGTACTCTTAGATCAAGATTTCAATCCAAAACTCTCCGACTTTGGATTGGCAAAGCTTGGTCCAACAGGGGATAAATCTCATGTCTCCACCAGAGTGATGGGTACTTACGGGTACTGTGCTCCTGAATATGCATTGACAGGCCAATTGACAGCCAAATCCGACGTTTACAGCTTTGGTGTTGTATTTTTAGAGATAATCACGGGAAGGAGAGTCATCGACAATAGCAGACCCACTGAAGAACAGAATCTAGTCACTTGG GCAACACCATTATTCAAAGATAGAAGAAAATTTACAATGATGGCTGATCCATTGCTGGAAGGGAACTACCCAATAAAGGGTTTGTACCAGGCACTTGCAGTGGCAGCGATGTGTCTGCAAGAAGAAGCTGGAACAAGGCCAATGATGAGCGACGTCGTAACGGCAATAGAGTATTTAGCTCACAGCAAGGAGGAAGCATGTATTGAAGACAGCTTGGATTCTTGTCATCACGGAAGAAATAGCCAAGAACCTACAGCTGCTGCACGAGGCTCGACGGTGCTGATGGAtagaaaaagtttttaa
- the LOC102621649 gene encoding probable serine/threonine-protein kinase PBL23 isoform X1: MLAGLKEETEEGKMGCFHYCCVAKEKFHRKSIKKSIKGYREAKSLASFANISFKTESSRHRYITEELRKIGKGNNNITAKIFSYRELSVATTNFNPDNLLGEGGFGRVYRGKLEGTNQDVAVKQLDRNGFQGNREFLVEVLMLSMLSNPYLVNLVGYCVDGDQRILVYEYMPNGSLEDHLLDLPPNRKALDWNTRMKIAHGAARGLEYLHESAQPPVIYRDFKASNVLLDQDFNPKLSDFGLAKLGPTGDKSHVSTRVMGTYGYCAPEYALTGQLTAKSDVYSFGVVFLEIITGRRVIDNSRPTEEQNLVTWVRLKILETKATPLFKDRRKFTMMADPLLEGNYPIKGLYQALAVAAMCLQEEAGTRPMMSDVVTAIEYLAHSKEEACIEDSLDSCHHGRNSQEPTAAARGSTVLMDRKSF, from the exons ATGTTGGCTGGATTGAAGGAGGAAACTGAAGAAGGAAAGATGGGCTGCTTTCATTATTGTTGCGTTGCAAAGGAAAAATTCCACAGAAAATCTATAAAGAAAAGCATTAAAGGCTACCGCGAGGCTAAATCTTTAGCCTCCTTTGCCAACATCTCTTTTAAAACAG AGAGCAGTAGGCACAGATACATAACAgaagaattaagaaaaatcGGAAAAgggaataataatattactgcTAAGATTTTCTCATACCGGGAGCTCAGTGTCGCGACGACGAACTTCAACCCTGACAATCTGCTGGGAGAAGGAGGGTTTGGGAGGGTGTATAGAGGAAAACTTGAAGGCACAAATCAA GATGTTGCTGTGAAGCAACTTGACAGGAATGGATTTCAAGGAAATCGAGAATTTCTGGTGGAGGTTCTTATGTTGAGTATGCTTTCCAACCCTTACCTTGTCAATTTGGTTGGTTATTGTGTTGACGGGGATCAAAGAATTTTAGTTTACGAGTACATGCCCAATGGCTCCCTGGAAGACCACCTTCTTG ATTTGCCTCCAAACAGAAAAGCTTTGGATTGGAATACTAGGATGAAAATTGCACATGGTGCGGCGAGAGGACTCGAGTACctacatgaatcagcccaacCGCCAGTGATATACCGCGATTTCAAAGCGTCAAATGTACTCTTAGATCAAGATTTCAATCCAAAACTCTCCGACTTTGGATTGGCAAAGCTTGGTCCAACAGGGGATAAATCTCATGTCTCCACCAGAGTGATGGGTACTTACGGGTACTGTGCTCCTGAATATGCATTGACAGGCCAATTGACAGCCAAATCCGACGTTTACAGCTTTGGTGTTGTATTTTTAGAGATAATCACGGGAAGGAGAGTCATCGACAATAGCAGACCCACTGAAGAACAGAATCTAGTCACTTGGGTACGTCTAAAAATCCTCGAAACTA AGGCAACACCATTATTCAAAGATAGAAGAAAATTTACAATGATGGCTGATCCATTGCTGGAAGGGAACTACCCAATAAAGGGTTTGTACCAGGCACTTGCAGTGGCAGCGATGTGTCTGCAAGAAGAAGCTGGAACAAGGCCAATGATGAGCGACGTCGTAACGGCAATAGAGTATTTAGCTCACAGCAAGGAGGAAGCATGTATTGAAGACAGCTTGGATTCTTGTCATCACGGAAGAAATAGCCAAGAACCTACAGCTGCTGCACGAGGCTCGACGGTGCTGATGGAtagaaaaagtttttaa
- the LOC127899680 gene encoding receptor-like protein EIX2 has product MNFYFLLKPIMKLAVALLLLELLALANIKIGYCNGSAYIGCIQSEREALLRFKQDLKDPANRLALWSDGNCCTWAGVVCNDSTGHVLELRLGNPFLHDDEPFWLEDYKDETSKLIGKINPSLLDLKHLVYLELSNNNFEKAQLPVFLGSMGSLRHIDLSRAEFTGMIPYQLGNLSNLQYLDLSSQIPLSFLYLENLSWLSGLSLLKHLDLTGVDLSTASDWFLVTNMLPSLQVLKLSACSLHNSLPELPIANFSSLYTLDLSYNEFDNTLVPSWVFGLSHLCCVYFLDWSGNLEEWES; this is encoded by the coding sequence ATgaatttctattttctattGAAACCAATAATGAAACTTGCTGTTGCCCTTCTTTTACTAGAGTTGCTTGCTCTagcaaatatcaaaattggCTATTGCAATGGAAGCGCTTATATTGGTTGTATTCAAAGTGAAAGAGAAGCGCTGTTAAGGTTCAAGCAAGATCTCAAAGATCCCGCGAACCGGCTGGCCTTATGGAGTGATGGGAATTGTTGCACTTGGGCTGGTGTTGTCTGCAACGACTCGACAGGCCATGTCCTAGAGCTCCGCCTCGGAAATCCTTTTCTGCATGATGATGAACCTTTTTGGCTTGAAGATTATAAGGACGAGACGTCAAAGTTGATTGGTAAGATAAATCCATCTCTGCTTGATCTGAAGCATTTGGTTTACTTGGAATTGagcaacaataattttgaaaaagctcAGCTTCCTGTATTCCTTGGTTCCATGGGGAGTTTAAGACACATTGATCTCTCCAGAGCAGAATTTACGGGAATGATTCCTTACCAGCTCGGGAACCTTTCTAATCTCCAATATCTTGATCTCAGTAGTCAAATCCCTttgtcttttttatatttggaaaacTTATCCTGGTTATCTGGTCTATCTTTGCTAAAGCACCTTGATTTAACTGGCGTGGATCTCAGTACAGCCTCTGACTGGTTTTTGGTGACAAACATGCTCCCTTCTTTACAAGTGTTAAAATTGTCAGCTTGCAGCCTCCATAACAGCTTGCCCGAGCTACCTATTGCAAATTTCTCATCTCTCTACACCCTTGATCTCAGTTACAACGAGTTTGATAACACTTTGGTTCCTAGTTGGGTTTTTGGTCTAAGTCATttatgctgcgtttactttttggattggagtgggaatcttgaggagtgggaatcctga
- the LOC112496366 gene encoding receptor-like protein EIX1, translating into MGRGGSFNSFGGPIPDGLQNLTSLEHLDLRSNNFISSIPTWLHKFTRLEYLSLRGNRLEGQISSVVGNLSSTIKSLNLDYSEVQGKIPTSIARLCNLRSISIIGVKLSQDISQIIDIFSGCVSDVIEIVDLRDNKLSNQLINELGQFKSLQGLLLGDNMISGHIPSSLGKLSSLQAVSLSNNKLNGTLSEIHFANLTSLLAFYVSGNSLTLKVSPDWVPPFKKIKSLDLGSCNLGPQFPSWINSLEHLLYLDMSNSGILGTIPSRFFKSIPRRLKHFNLSHNHIYGEIPSLSEATQLESVDLNSNSLSGPIPFIPFNIRLLDLSNNALAGSLFHFLCSERNEAKHSMEFLILANNSLSGELPDCWMNLQHLSVLKLGNNAFTGALPASMGSLTSLHSLQLDHNNLSGPIPASLQNCAKFIENVLVVMKGRELEYNTMLKLVRCMDLSGNNLSGDIPEEMTNLVALQSLNLSHNFLTGKIPENVGAMRSLESIDFSGNLLSGRIPQSISSLTFLSHLNLSDNNLTGKIPLGTQLQGFNASCFAGNNLCGAPLPKNCTDQNVPIPAENENGGEDEDEMGYWLYVSTAFGFVVGFWCVIGPLLINRRWRYKYCHFLDRIIAKLGCL; encoded by the exons atgggaAGAGGGGGGA GTTTTAATTCCTTTGGAGGTCCAATCCCTGATGGACTTCAAAACTTGACTTCTCTTGAACATCTTGATTTGCGTTCCaacaatttcatttcttcGATTCCCACCTGGTTGCATAAATTCACCCGTCTTGAGTACCTTTCACTTCGTGGCAATAGATTAGAAGGCCAGATTTCTAGCGTTGTAGGAAATTTGAGTAGTACTATCAAATCACTCAATCTCGATTACAGTGAAGTTCAAGGGAAAATTCCAACCTCAATTGCAAGACTTTGTAACTTGAGGTCAATCTCTATAATAGGTGTCAAGTTGAGTCAAGACATATCCCAAATCATAGATATTTTCTCAGGATGTGTTTCAGATGTGATAGAGATTGTTGACTTACGCGATAATAAACTCTCGAATCAACTGATCAATGAACTTGGGCAATTTAAAAGTCTACAAGGTCTTTTACTGGGTGACAACATGATTTCTGGTCATATTCCATCTTCTCTGGGAAAACTTTCATCCTTGCAAGCTGTAAGTCTTTCAAATAACAAATTGAACGGAACTCTTTCTGAAATTCATTTTGCCAATCTCACAAGTTTGTTAGCTTTTTATGTTTCTGGAAATTCATTAACTCTCAAAGTCAGTCCTGACTGGGTTCCTCCTTTTAAAAAGATCAAATCACTAGACTTAGGTTCTTGTAATTTAGGCCCTCAGTTTCCATCTTGGATTAATTCACTAGAGCATTTGCTTTATCTAGATATGTCCAACTCAGGAATTTTAGGTACCATACCCAGTAGGTTTTTTAAATCTATACCCCGTAGATTAAAGCATTTCAATCTCTCTCACAACCATATCTACGGGGAAATTCCTAGTTTATCTGAGGCTACTCAACTGGAGTCTGTTGACTTGAACTCGAATAGTTTATCTGGTCCAATACCTTTTATTCCCTTCAACATACGTTTACTTGATTTGTCCAACAATGCTTTAGCTGGATCCCTGTTCCATTTCTTGTGTTCTGAGAGAAATGAAGCGAAGCATTCGATGGAATTTCTCATCCTTGCGAACAATTCTTTGTCTGGAGAATTACCTGATTGTTGGATGAATTTGCAACATTTGTCGGTCCTGAAGTTAGGTAACAATGCGTTTACTGGTGCCCTTCCAGCCTCAATGGGAAGTTTAACTTCGCTCCACTCGTTGCAGCTTGACCACAACAATCTTTCTGGGCCAATACCTGCATCACTTCAAAATTGTGCAAA GTTCATCGAGAATGTATTGGTCGTGATGAAAGGAAGAGAGCTGGAGTATAATACCATGCTTAAATTGGTAAGATGTATGGATCTGTCTGGAAATAATCTTTCAGGAGACATTCCGgaagaaatgacaaatcttGTAGCATTGCAATCACTGAATTTGTCACACAATTTTCTTACTGGAAAAATTCCTGAGAACGTGGGCGCCATGAGATCATTGGAGTCCATTGATTTCTCTGGAAACCTTCTTTCTGGTCGAATCCCACAAAGCATTTCAAGTTTGACGTTTCTGAGTCACTTGAACTTGTCTGATAACAACTTGACCGGAAAAATTCCTTTGGGCACTCAACTGCAAGGCTTTAACGCGTCCTGTTTTGCTGGAAACAATCTTTGTGGCGCTCCACTTCCCAAGAATTGCACAGATCAGAATGTTCCGATACCcgctgaaaatgaaaatggcgGTGAAGATGAAGACGAAATGGGCTATTGGTTATATGTGAGCACGGCatttggatttgtggtgggaTTTTGGTGTGTAATTGGCCCTTTGTTGATCAACAGAAGATGGAGGTACAAATATTGTCATTTCTTGGATCGCATTATTGCCAAATTAGGATGTTTGTAA
- the LOC102621946 gene encoding F-box/LRR-repeat protein At3g03030-like isoform X2, whose amino-acid sequence MVGAFKSTKIPRLRCGGEDVDRLSNLPEPIIHHIFSFLGTIDVVRASAVSRKWRCFWLSIPYLNFNIHNIWSNPQEKWSLEKINEKFKDFVNWVLLSQNGSINIQRFLLSCFNCVDDYTLYRWLSAVAQRNVQVLDLDIISEEPIKLPLCLVTCESLVSLKLDFGKKVYHQGVLELPTCAGFTRLKSLDLQKVELLDSNLFRKFISSCPLLENLNMAACFFRDFKILDISTTSLKHLTIDDVGFCEPKGLANCEVKLACPNLLSLKFSGSAELEFSFEGLKSLKKAYIYLDIDGDDDVCYGVSKIFNGVRNAEVLKLNMVVSWFKDGDLWKIPDKGIPCLTHHLKTVEILEFYGNENQLELVRFILKCGQVLQKMSITWGYSGVKYPIKISRQVKEFPRLSPTAALEFLEPFYEWFDHFGL is encoded by the exons ATGGTAGGCGCTTTTAAGAGCACAAAAATTCCGAGATTGAGATGTGGCGGTGAAGATGTTGACAGACTCAGCAATCTTCCTGAGCCCATTATTCATCACATATTCTCGTTCCTTGGCACAATTGATGTTGTTAGAGCAAGCGCTGTTTCGCGAAAATGGAGGTGCTTCTGGCTTTCCATTCCTTACTTGAACTTCAATATTCACAATATTTGGTCAAATCCGCAGGAAAAATGGTCACTTGAAAAAATCAATGAGAAGTTCAAAGATTTTGTCAACTGGGTGTTGCTGTCTCAAAATGGGTCCATTAATATTCAAAGATTTCTTCTTTCGTGCTTCAATTGTGTCGATGATTATACACTTTACAGATGGTTAAGTGCTGTGGCACAACGAAATGTGCAAGTACTTGATTTGGATATTATTTCAGAAGAACCTATTAAGTTGCCCCTTTGTCTTGTAACTTGTGAGTCATTGGTGTCATTGAAGTTAGATTTTGGCAAAAAAGTGTACCATCAGGGTGTCTTAGAGCTGCCTACTTGTGCTGGTTTTACCCGGCTCAAGTCCCTCGATTTGCAAAAGGTTGAGTTATTGGATTCTAACTTGTTCCGTAAGTTTATTTCAAGCTGTCCACTCcttgaaaatttgaatatgGCGGCTTGTTTTTTCCGTGATTTCAAGATTCTTGATATTTCAACAACCAGTTTAAAGCATTTGACCATAGATGATGTTGGATTCTGTGAACCAAAAGGTTTGGCCAACTGTGAGGTAAAGCTTGCCTGCCCAAATCTTCTGTCTTTGAAATTTTCAGGCTCAGCCGAACTGGAGTTCTCCTTTGAGGGGTTAAAGTCCTTAAAAAAGGCATACATTTACTTAGATATTGACGGTGATGATGATGTTTGTTATGGTGTGAGTAAAATATTCAATGGAGTTCGCAATGCTGAAGTTCTGAAACTAAATATGGTTGTTTCCTGG TTTAAAGATGGTGATCTCTGGAAAATACCAGATAAGGGTATTCCATGTCTGACACATCATCTCAAAACGGTTGAGATATTGGAGTTTTACGGTAACGAGAATCAACTAGAGTTGGTAAGGTTTATATTAAAGTGTGGACAAGTATTGCAGAAAATGAGCATTACCTGGGGATATTCAGGTGTTAAGTATCCCATCAAGATTAGCAGACAGGTAAAGGAGTTTCCTAGACTGTCTCCAACTGCTGCACTGGAATTTCTTGAGCCTTTTTACGAATGGTTTGATCATTTTGGGTTGTGA
- the LOC102621946 gene encoding F-box/LRR-repeat protein At3g58900-like isoform X1: protein MVGAFKSTKIPRLRCGGEDVDRLSNLPEPIIHHIFSFLGTIDVVRASAVSRKWRCFWLSIPYLNFNIHNIWSNPQEKWSLEKINEKFKDFVNWVLLSQNGSINIQRFLLSCFNCVDDYTLYRWLSAVAQRNVQVLDLDIISEEPIKLPLCLVTCESLVSLKLDFGKKVYHQGVLELPTCAGFTRLKSLDLQKVELLDSNLFRKFISSCPLLENLNMAACFFRDFKILDISTTSLKHLTIDDVGFCEPKGLANCEVKLACPNLLSLKFSGSAELEFSFEGLKSLKKAYIYLDIDGDDDVCYGVSKIFNGVRNAEVLKLNMVVSWLLNVVFAKPDCFFSPLYNLKSLKLIVGPFDQTIQSTINLLNCSPNLEALAIYFDWFKDGDLWKIPDKGIPCLTHHLKTVEILEFYGNENQLELVRFILKCGQVLQKMSITWGYSGVKYPIKISRQVKEFPRLSPTAALEFLEPFYEWFDHFGL, encoded by the exons ATGGTAGGCGCTTTTAAGAGCACAAAAATTCCGAGATTGAGATGTGGCGGTGAAGATGTTGACAGACTCAGCAATCTTCCTGAGCCCATTATTCATCACATATTCTCGTTCCTTGGCACAATTGATGTTGTTAGAGCAAGCGCTGTTTCGCGAAAATGGAGGTGCTTCTGGCTTTCCATTCCTTACTTGAACTTCAATATTCACAATATTTGGTCAAATCCGCAGGAAAAATGGTCACTTGAAAAAATCAATGAGAAGTTCAAAGATTTTGTCAACTGGGTGTTGCTGTCTCAAAATGGGTCCATTAATATTCAAAGATTTCTTCTTTCGTGCTTCAATTGTGTCGATGATTATACACTTTACAGATGGTTAAGTGCTGTGGCACAACGAAATGTGCAAGTACTTGATTTGGATATTATTTCAGAAGAACCTATTAAGTTGCCCCTTTGTCTTGTAACTTGTGAGTCATTGGTGTCATTGAAGTTAGATTTTGGCAAAAAAGTGTACCATCAGGGTGTCTTAGAGCTGCCTACTTGTGCTGGTTTTACCCGGCTCAAGTCCCTCGATTTGCAAAAGGTTGAGTTATTGGATTCTAACTTGTTCCGTAAGTTTATTTCAAGCTGTCCACTCcttgaaaatttgaatatgGCGGCTTGTTTTTTCCGTGATTTCAAGATTCTTGATATTTCAACAACCAGTTTAAAGCATTTGACCATAGATGATGTTGGATTCTGTGAACCAAAAGGTTTGGCCAACTGTGAGGTAAAGCTTGCCTGCCCAAATCTTCTGTCTTTGAAATTTTCAGGCTCAGCCGAACTGGAGTTCTCCTTTGAGGGGTTAAAGTCCTTAAAAAAGGCATACATTTACTTAGATATTGACGGTGATGATGATGTTTGTTATGGTGTGAGTAAAATATTCAATGGAGTTCGCAATGCTGAAGTTCTGAAACTAAATATGGTTGTTTCCTGG CTTCTCAATGTTGTATTTGCTAAGCCGGATTGCTTCTTCTCTCCATTGTATAATTTGAAGTCTTTAAAGCTGATTGTTGGCCCATTTGAccagaccatacaatcaacAATCAACTTGCTCAACTGCTCTCCCAATCTTGAAGCACTTGCAATATATTTTGATTGG TTTAAAGATGGTGATCTCTGGAAAATACCAGATAAGGGTATTCCATGTCTGACACATCATCTCAAAACGGTTGAGATATTGGAGTTTTACGGTAACGAGAATCAACTAGAGTTGGTAAGGTTTATATTAAAGTGTGGACAAGTATTGCAGAAAATGAGCATTACCTGGGGATATTCAGGTGTTAAGTATCCCATCAAGATTAGCAGACAGGTAAAGGAGTTTCCTAGACTGTCTCCAACTGCTGCACTGGAATTTCTTGAGCCTTTTTACGAATGGTTTGATCATTTTGGGTTGTGA
- the LOC102619378 gene encoding putative FBD-associated F-box protein At5g56430, which yields MENSLQRSPIISKLTCGVCYNVGGEDGDRLSNLPEPIIHHIFSFLETIDVVRASAVSRKWSLKSLTLERIEFGGDELDNYKLKIACSNLESFNIFAPLLPDFTLESLNSLQNAFIFLETIGEYMEAKEIFLRMSKILNGLRDVKVLKLSCTLYQFLKAILEQRSYFSASFNNLKSLILCVTTAEWTVPLIIRLLNRSPNLEVLTIYFDLDEYYDDWEIPDKVILCLTCHLKTVELIDFSGNENVLELVRFLLKNGHVLQKLRVSWLERCGES from the exons atGGAAAATTCTCTTCAAAGAAGCcctataatttcaaaattgacATGCGGCGTATGTTATAATGTTGGCGGCGAAGATGGTGACAGACTCAGCAATCTTCCAGAGCCCATTATCCATCATATCTTCTCATTCCTGGAGACAATTGATGTTGTTAGAGCGAGTGCTGTTTCGCGAAAATGGAG TTTGAAGTCTTTGACACTTGAGCGCATTGAGTTTGGTGGTGATGAATTGGACAACTACAAGCTTAAGATTGCTTGCTCAAATCTTGAGtctttcaatatttttgcTCCACTCTTACCTGACTTCACCTTGGAGAGCTTAAACTCTTTACAAaatgctttcattttcttggaaACTATCGGGGAGTACATGGAGgctaaagaaatttttcttcGCATGTCTAAAATCCTCAATGGACTTCGTGATGTTAAAGTTCTGAAATTGTCGTGTACTCTTTACCag TTTCTGAAGGCTATACTTGAACAGCGATCCTATTTTTCTGCTTCATTCAATAATTTGAAGTCTTTAATACTTTGTGTGACAACAGCCGAATGGACTGTGCCATTAATAATTAGACTGCTCAACCGCTCTCCAAATCTTGAAGTTCttacaatatattttgatttg GACGAATACTATGATGATTGGGAAATACCTGACAAGGTCATTTTGTGTTTGACATGTCATCTCAAGACAGTTGAGTTAATTGATTTTAGCGGTAATGAGAATGTACTTGAGCTGGTGAGATTTCTTCTAAAGAATGGACATGTATTGCAGAAATTGAGGGTTAGTTGGTTGGAAAGGTGTGGAGAATCGTAG